AAGAGCTGTTTCACACGCATGGCAGCAGTTTTGAATCGATTCTGGCTGATAACCGAGAGAATCTTACCACTTCTCTTCTGGGCCTCGATCATCTGGTCACACTCAGCAAGGGAAGGAGCCATCGGTTTCTCAACAATGACATGCTTTCCTGCTTCCATGAAAGCAACCGTCACCTGACAATGCAGGGAAGGAGGTAAGCAGAGCGATACCAAATCAATGTCATCACGGGATAGAAGCTCATGATAGTCCTTGGTTATGGCAACTGAACTACTGAGATCATAGGTTTGTGCCAATGTTTCAGCCTTCGACGGATAGGAATCGCAGAGGGCCCTTACCTCGCAGAGATTCCCCAACGCAAGAAACCCCTTCACGTGTGCTTTTGCAATGCCACCAGAGCCAATGATGGCTACACCAATTTTATCCATATGCTCGCCCCTTTCTCCTAACACAATATGATCTCTTTCTGGAAATGAGATATAACAACACCCTAAGATGTTGAGGAATCATTTATTGGCCAACAAAGCAGGAATCAACAAATTCCTGCAATAGGACAATCCCTCTTCAACCAAGTCAAATCCTGCTGAGCTGATGTTCCAGTCCAGAAAGAGCCCCCTGATGGCCCTATTGAAAAGCACCGCAAGGTAGGAGCTCTCCCTGTCCTTCCTGAACTCACCTGATCTCTGTCCTTCCTCAATGATGCTTCTGATGAAGGTATGCCAGAATCGGGACTGGTCGGTAATGACCTTGGTGGAACCCTCGTTGCTCACCTGGTTGGCATAGAGTACTTTCAGCATCTCAACCCCGATAACATCACGTACATAGGTTAGCTGCAACTCCGTGAATTTTAGAAGCTCGAGCGCTGCATCTTTCTCTTTTAATACCTCTTCCTCAATACTTCGATAGTAGGCATCAATGGCCCAGAACTCCTGTACAATGATATCGCTCTTTGTGGAGAAGTAGGTATAAAAACTCCCCTTTGCAGTACCTGCATAGTCGGTTATCTGCTGGATGGAGACCTGGTTGAACCCCTTTTGCTTGAAGAGCGTCAGGGCACTCTCGAATATCAAGCGCTTGGTTGCCTCAGCTTTGCTTGTCCCCTTTGATTTCTTGGCCATTACCCTTCCTTATAGGAGAATCTTCCCAGGATTCATGATATTCTTTGGGTCAAGCGCCTGCTTGACTGCACACAGTAACTGGTACTCCGCCCCTGGAGTCACGTCCTTGAAGAACGACCTCCTCTTCAGCCCAATACCATGCTCCCCGCTGATCTTCCCCCCAAGCTCCCCTACGATAAATGCATAGAACTCGGAAAGCAACCGTGGTTCCATCTCCAACCACTCCTCCATGGAACTTTCGGGATTCTTCACCAGTGTTGCATGAAGGTTACCATCTCCGGCGTGGCCATAACAAGGAATTTTCATGTTGTATTTGCTGGAGAGCTGCTCAAGACGGGGAATGACCAAAGGAATGGAGCCAATGGGAACAACCACATCTTCCAGACTCTGAATAGGACTGTAGACCTTGATGGCCTCGGCAATATTCCGCCTAATGGACCAGATTCTCTCCCTGGTTGTGGCGTCCTCTGCAATATAGACTTCCATCGCCTTATGATCGGAACAGAGATCACCAACCTGGATGAGATCATGTTCAACCTGGCTTTCATCAGTACCATCAATCTCAATGAGCAGCATCGCCCCCACTCCCACAAGAGGAAGACTCTCATTCAGATACGAGCAGGACATCTCGAGAGAACTTCTGTCCATAAACTCAATACTGGTGGGGATGATCCCTTGTTTCATAATCAGGGGAACGACAGAGATGGCATCCTGGGCAGTCCTAAAAGGAACCAAGAGATTAGAGGCAGAGGTGGGCACGCCAAGGAGTCTGATGGTTGCCTTGGTGATAATGCCAAGGGTCCCCTCTGAACCGATGTACAGTTGCTTGAGATCATACCCACTGACATCCTTGGTCACCTTTCCTCCCAATTGGACCACTTCTCCCTGGGGAGTAACGACCTCCATACCGAGGATATAGCGCCCGGTTACTCCGTATTTCACGGCCTTCCCACCGCCAGCGTTCTCCGCAATATTACCTCCAAGAAAGCATGTCTCCAGACTCATCGGATAGCCGGCGAAAAAAAGCCCGGTCTGTTTAAGCCGCTCGTTCAGCTCATTGGTTACAATCCCTGCCTCAGCGGTCACGGTAAGGTTTGCCTCATCAATCTCCAGCACCTTGTTCATCTTCTCCACCGAGAGCACAATTCCCCCATGAATTGGAATCGCACCACCAGAGAGACCAGAGCCAGCACCACGTGGGGTTACCGGTATGGTGTACCGGTCAGCCAACTTCATGACCGCACTGATCTGCTCAGTAGAGACGGGAGTAAGCACTACCTCCGGCATATGGCTGAACTGCTCCCTGCTGGTCTCGTCATGGCTGTAATTTTCTATCCGCTCTGTGTCGGTGAACAGGTTATGCTCCCCTACAATCACCTTCAGCTCCTCAAGAATGGATGGGGTAATTGCTGTATAGCTGGTATTCATGCCTTCCTCCTCTGCTCAAGGCGCTTCTCAATCTCTGGGAGTACCTGAAACAGGTCCCCGATGATGGCGAAATCAGCAATACCAAGGATATTGGCTTGCTCATCACTGTTGATTGCCACAATACACTTGGCTGTCTTGATACCTGCGAGGTGTTGGATGGCCCCAGAGATACCGGCAGCAAGATAGAGTCGGGGAGAGATGGTTTTTCCTGAAAGGCCAACCTGATGAGGATAGGAAGCCCAACCTCGGTCCACTGCGTCCCGGCTCGCACCTACTTCTGCACCAAACGCCTTGGCCAGACGCTCGATCAGGGCAAAGTTATCCCGTTTCTTGAGTCCCTTTCCCCCAGAGATGACAATATCTGCTTCTTCGATGGATCCACTCTGACCTTCGAGAGCCCTTAGTCCCAATACCTCGACAGAGGGCTTTTCACGCTTGGGAGGTACAGCTACCTCTTCCACCACGAAAGGACGGTCACTCCTTGCTTCAAGCGGCTTGGTAGAACGTGGCCTAACGGTAGCCATCTGCGGCCGGTGGTTCGGGGTCTTTATCGTTGCCATGATGTTGCCACCTATTGCAGGTCGGGTCTGCAAGAGATTCCCCGTTCCTTCCTCGATAGCCAGCTCGGTGCAGTCGGCAGTCAACCCTGCATGAGCCTTGACTGCCACATAGGGCATCAAGGTCCTTCCAGAGGTGGTTGCTGCTGCAATGATAATCTGCGGCTCCTTCTCAGTAATAAGACGGAGAAGTTGCTCAGCATACGGTTCGCAGACAAACGAAGAGAGAGAA
The sequence above is drawn from the uncultured Sphaerochaeta sp. genome and encodes:
- a CDS encoding electron transfer flavoprotein subunit alpha/FixB family protein, which codes for MHEVWTISECHQGRVKDVSYELLARGRSLADTLNVRLAAVVIGYNVRLDDLKRLSVQGADIIYLADDPSLSSFVCEPYAEQLLRLITEKEPQIIIAAATTSGRTLMPYVAVKAHAGLTADCTELAIEEGTGNLLQTRPAIGGNIMATIKTPNHRPQMATVRPRSTKPLEARSDRPFVVEEVAVPPKREKPSVEVLGLRALEGQSGSIEEADIVISGGKGLKKRDNFALIERLAKAFGAEVGASRDAVDRGWASYPHQVGLSGKTISPRLYLAAGISGAIQHLAGIKTAKCIVAINSDEQANILGIADFAIIGDLFQVLPEIEKRLEQRRKA
- a CDS encoding TetR/AcrR family transcriptional regulator, whose translation is MAKKSKGTSKAEATKRLIFESALTLFKQKGFNQVSIQQITDYAGTAKGSFYTYFSTKSDIIVQEFWAIDAYYRSIEEEVLKEKDAALELLKFTELQLTYVRDVIGVEMLKVLYANQVSNEGSTKVITDQSRFWHTFIRSIIEEGQRSGEFRKDRESSYLAVLFNRAIRGLFLDWNISSAGFDLVEEGLSYCRNLLIPALLANK
- a CDS encoding FAD-binding oxidoreductase; its protein translation is MNTSYTAITPSILEELKVIVGEHNLFTDTERIENYSHDETSREQFSHMPEVVLTPVSTEQISAVMKLADRYTIPVTPRGAGSGLSGGAIPIHGGIVLSVEKMNKVLEIDEANLTVTAEAGIVTNELNERLKQTGLFFAGYPMSLETCFLGGNIAENAGGGKAVKYGVTGRYILGMEVVTPQGEVVQLGGKVTKDVSGYDLKQLYIGSEGTLGIITKATIRLLGVPTSASNLLVPFRTAQDAISVVPLIMKQGIIPTSIEFMDRSSLEMSCSYLNESLPLVGVGAMLLIEIDGTDESQVEHDLIQVGDLCSDHKAMEVYIAEDATTRERIWSIRRNIAEAIKVYSPIQSLEDVVVPIGSIPLVIPRLEQLSSKYNMKIPCYGHAGDGNLHATLVKNPESSMEEWLEMEPRLLSEFYAFIVGELGGKISGEHGIGLKRRSFFKDVTPGAEYQLLCAVKQALDPKNIMNPGKILL